In one Spirosoma rigui genomic region, the following are encoded:
- a CDS encoding sugar phosphate isomerase/epimerase family protein, which translates to MTRRDALRWSLGAGITALAYPTWSLAAAGSRFRVGACDWSIGPAGDINAFTVAKQIGLDGIQVSLNTKGDHNYLRLPDMQGRYREAVRESGVAVGGLAIGLLNEIPYKSDPRTEQWVQDSVDVAVALGVKTILLAFFSNNDLRNDRKGTDVVIERLKAVAPRAEKAGVVLGIESWLSAPEHLAIMDAVGSPAVKVYYDVCNSSVMGYDIIREIRMLGKDRICEFHLKENGYLLGKGNVDLIAVRKALDEINYTGWIHIEGAVPAGKPMLASYIENNRTVRSLFV; encoded by the coding sequence ATGACTCGTCGCGATGCATTACGTTGGTCACTGGGCGCGGGAATAACGGCTCTGGCCTACCCTACCTGGTCATTGGCAGCCGCAGGCTCCCGCTTCAGAGTTGGCGCCTGCGACTGGTCTATCGGTCCCGCCGGTGACATCAACGCCTTTACGGTGGCCAAACAGATCGGGCTGGATGGCATCCAGGTGAGTCTGAACACCAAAGGGGACCACAACTATCTTCGTCTTCCCGACATGCAGGGGCGCTACCGGGAAGCCGTGCGGGAATCGGGCGTAGCGGTGGGCGGCCTGGCCATTGGCCTGTTGAACGAAATTCCCTATAAATCCGATCCGCGAACGGAACAATGGGTGCAGGATAGTGTCGATGTGGCCGTGGCATTGGGTGTGAAAACGATCCTGCTGGCCTTTTTCTCGAACAACGATCTCCGGAATGACCGGAAAGGGACAGACGTCGTTATTGAGCGGTTGAAGGCGGTTGCTCCCAGGGCCGAGAAGGCCGGTGTTGTGCTGGGTATTGAGTCGTGGCTGTCGGCACCAGAGCATCTCGCCATTATGGACGCTGTTGGCTCGCCGGCCGTCAAGGTCTACTATGACGTGTGCAATTCGTCGGTGATGGGTTACGACATCATCCGGGAAATCCGGATGCTGGGTAAAGACCGTATCTGTGAGTTTCACCTGAAAGAGAACGGATACCTGCTCGGCAAGGGAAACGTTGACCTGATTGCCGTCCGGAAGGCGCTAGATGAAATCAACTACACGGGATGGATTCACATAGAAGGGGCGGTACCAGCCGGGAAACCGATGCTGGCGAGCTATATTGAAAATAATAGGACGGTACGGTCGCTGTTTGTGTAA